Proteins from a genomic interval of Musa acuminata AAA Group cultivar baxijiao chromosome BXJ1-9, Cavendish_Baxijiao_AAA, whole genome shotgun sequence:
- the LOC135593147 gene encoding uncharacterized protein LOC135593147 has protein sequence MSRTHARLASAVERPPRSRVSPSPLSDNDRRRSRSRTPPPRSRSPDYRRGGHRWSPYRDGPIRNGKPPGRGDDDDDDDEELKGLSYFEYRRLKRQKLRKKLKNCIWRVTPSPPRSEREQLEPLDESDGAIVASPEEEEEEAEGKGRRDRSRNSEADGSDRSPSDSAPDDSESESRSPPSSRRRRRERRSKRGRSSRKKRYSDSDDGKGSSYDDDSSEEAPERSSDQSEDEEDRKRRRRKSGTRRTKSKKSERSNRRKRTKSRATSSDDSEEEYDSSPIPRGKALRKSKKRSKKSDTPSDSEADDGPADAKKPEVDPEALKFKEMIESQKKLALDNEPFVGPAPLPRAEGHISYGGALRPGEGDAIAQYVQQGKRIPRRGEVGLSAEEIQKFEDLGYVMSGSRHQRMNAIRIRKENQVYSAEDKRALAMFNYEEKAKREHKVMADLQRLVHRHIGQDVGPTHDPFAPKTSDAADD, from the coding sequence ATGAGTCGCACCCACGCAAGGCTTGCCTCCGCCGTCGAGCGCCCGCCCCGCTCTAGGGTTTCCCCCTCCCCCCTCTCCGACAACGACCGCCGCCGCTCCCGATCCCGGACCCCTCCGCCTCGCTCCCGTAGCCCCGACTACCGCCGCGGCGGTCACCGTTGGTCACCCTACCGCGATGGCCCGATCCGGAACGGGAAGCCACCGGGCCGcggggacgacgacgacgacgacgatgaggagCTCAAGGGCCTGAGCTACTTCGAGTACCGGCGCCTCAAGCGCCAGAAGCTGCGGAAGAAGCTCAAGAATTGCATCTGGAGGGTGACCCCTAGCCCTCCGAGGAGCGAGAGGGAGCAATTGGAACCGCTCGATGAGTCTGATGGCGCCATAGTCGCGTctcctgaggaggaggaggaggaagctgagGGCAAAGGGCGAAGGGATCGGAGTAGGAACTCCGAGGCCGACGGTTCGGATAGGAGCCCTTCCGATTCAGCTCCAGATGATTCCGAATCCGAATCGAGGAGCCCTCCTTCGTCGAGGAGGCGAAGAAGGGAGAGGAGGAGCAAAAGAGGGAGAAGCAGCCGGAAGAAGAGGTACTCTGATTCAGATGACGGAAAAGGCTCTTCCTACGATGACGATTCGAGCGAGGAGGCACCAGAGCGCTCGAGCGACCAGAGCGAAGATGAGGAGGACAgaaagcggaggaggaggaagtcaGGAACGCGGCGGACGAAGTCGAAGAAGAGCGAGAGGAGTAACAGGAGGAAGAGAACGAAGAGCAGGGCAACAAGCTCGGATGATAGCGAGGAGGAGTACGATTCTAGCCCTATACCCAGGGGAAAGGCCTTACGAAAGAGCAAGAAACGGTCTAAGAAGTCTGACACACCCTCGGATTCGGAAGCTGATGACGGGCCTGCTGATGCCAAGAAGCCCGAGGTTGATCCTGAGGCTCTCAAGTTTAAGGAGATGATCGAATCACAGAAGAAGCTTGCTTTAGACAATGAGCCTTTTGTTGGGCCGGCACCTCTCCCACGTGCTGAGGGACATATCAGCTATGGTGGTGCGCTGAGGCCTGGTGAAGGTGATGCTATTGCCCAATATGTGCAACAAGGGAAGCGTATTCCAAGGAGAGGAGAGGTCGGGCTGTCCGCAGAGGAGATACAGAAGTTTGAGGACTTGGGATATGTTATGAGTGGCAGCAGGCATCAGAGGATGAATGCCATCCGTATCAGAAAAGAAAACCAGGTTTACAGTGCTGAAGACAAGAGGGCACTCGCTATGTTCAACTATGAAGAGAAGGCAAAGAGAGAGCACAAAGTGATGGCTGATCTGCAGAGGTTGGTCCACCGCCATATCGGTCAGGATGTGGGCCCAACTCACGACCCATTTGCACCAAAGACTTCTGATGCAGCTGATGATTGA